A portion of the Corynebacterium rouxii genome contains these proteins:
- a CDS encoding SAM-dependent methyltransferase yields the protein MNVNDQRARINADRWPNIALVPQGRRIEVKARKAESEFAAICEKAGIQLFGDAPDVIVREDSLFKRIAAAGWLGVAESYMAGEWYAENLVDVLAKLIVAGYHPKMPKLDLGGDYSGMEIDTQLIKLFSGDGMSVQGTLFSSGVPTTERIAVRSYVRGAGRANEPATHFVDQTTLSDPTLVEKADLGAGQLRSTTALLDSAGVHAGTHLLDFPSSGGALAINACHRGATVDALTTDLDFATDIREILDLANVEGSAHVELIDDPIPVSKTWPTQYDAITSVEKLELMQPGMKKRYVQAIDRMLAVGGALACQSVVLNEAKADIAAAAMSVHKAYVWPAFSPMRLSEMHKLVDRFTNLRIISQTHFPGHYQAGLRLQRETFEGNIRQAAADGFDVVYRRLWIYQLAMREALFVAGAVDAVQCIATTRHRRGGR from the coding sequence GTGAATGTCAACGACCAACGTGCCCGAATTAATGCAGATCGATGGCCAAATATTGCACTGGTTCCGCAAGGTCGTCGTATAGAAGTCAAAGCGCGTAAAGCTGAATCGGAGTTTGCCGCTATATGTGAAAAAGCGGGAATTCAGCTCTTTGGTGATGCCCCAGACGTCATTGTCCGAGAGGATTCGCTATTTAAACGCATCGCAGCAGCTGGTTGGTTGGGTGTCGCTGAATCGTATATGGCAGGTGAGTGGTACGCCGAAAATTTAGTAGATGTTTTGGCAAAACTGATTGTTGCGGGCTATCACCCCAAGATGCCTAAGCTAGATCTCGGCGGCGACTATTCTGGGATGGAAATCGACACCCAGCTTATTAAGTTATTTTCTGGGGACGGCATGAGCGTTCAAGGAACTTTGTTTTCCTCTGGCGTTCCCACAACGGAGCGTATTGCAGTACGCAGTTACGTAAGAGGTGCGGGGCGCGCAAATGAGCCGGCTACCCATTTTGTTGACCAAACTACTCTAAGTGATCCAACTTTGGTGGAAAAAGCTGACCTTGGTGCAGGTCAATTGCGTTCTACAACTGCACTTTTGGATTCAGCTGGAGTTCATGCGGGAACACACTTACTGGATTTCCCAAGTTCAGGCGGCGCCTTAGCTATTAATGCGTGCCATCGAGGAGCTACGGTTGATGCGCTTACCACGGACTTGGATTTTGCCACTGATATTCGCGAAATATTGGATTTAGCGAACGTAGAAGGCAGTGCTCATGTTGAGCTTATCGACGATCCAATCCCAGTATCCAAAACCTGGCCTACACAGTATGACGCGATTACGAGCGTCGAAAAACTCGAACTGATGCAACCAGGGATGAAGAAACGATATGTACAAGCCATCGATCGGATGCTTGCAGTTGGCGGAGCACTTGCATGCCAAAGTGTAGTTTTAAACGAGGCAAAAGCCGATATTGCTGCAGCAGCCATGAGCGTGCATAAAGCCTATGTTTGGCCTGCATTTAGCCCTATGCGATTGTCGGAAATGCATAAACTAGTAGACCGTTTTACCAATTTAAGAATTATCTCCCAGACCCATTTTCCTGGTCACTATCAGGCAGGTCTCCGTTTGCAGAGAGAAACGTTTGAAGGCAATATTCGCCAAGCTGCGGCTGATGGTTTTGACGTGGTTTATCGGCGCTTATGGATCTACCAATTAGCGATGCGCGAAGCGCTATTTGTTGCAGGTGCTGTCGATGCCGTGCAGTGTATTGCGACTACACGGCATCGACGTGGTGGTAGGTAA
- the gndA gene encoding NADP-dependent phosphogluconate dehydrogenase — MTDQTQLAQIGVVGLAVMGSNLARNFAHKGHTVAVFNRSFEKTQALMDQHGDEGNFIPSATIEEFVGSLEKPRRAIIMVQAGPATDAVINQLADAMDEGDIIIDGGNALYTDTIRRESEIAQRGLNFVGAGISGGEEGALNGPSIMPGGPDKSWEALGPLLESIAAQVDGTPCVTHIGPDGAGHFVKMVHNGIEYADMQVIGEAYQLLRYATEMQPSEIADVFKMWNQGDLDSYLIEITSEVLAQVDSETGTPLIDLIVDEAGQKGTGRWTVKAALDLGIATTGIGEAVFARALSGATTQRTAAQGNLPAGTLESLASLNIDKNQFVEDIRRALYASKLVAYAQGFDEIIAGSAEHNWDVDPRDLATIWRGGCIIRAKFLNRIVEAYDANPELPSLLLDPYFKTELESLIDSWRRVVVVATQLGLPVPVFASSLSYYDSLRAERLPAALIQGQRDFFGAHTYRRTDKDGSFHTLWSGDRSEVEA; from the coding sequence ATGACTGATCAAACACAACTAGCGCAGATCGGCGTTGTCGGTCTCGCTGTCATGGGTTCGAACCTCGCACGCAATTTTGCTCATAAAGGCCACACGGTTGCTGTTTTTAATCGCAGCTTTGAAAAGACCCAAGCGCTCATGGATCAGCACGGAGACGAAGGCAACTTTATACCGTCAGCCACTATCGAAGAATTTGTCGGTTCGCTAGAAAAGCCTCGTCGCGCCATCATCATGGTTCAAGCAGGACCAGCAACTGACGCCGTAATCAACCAACTTGCCGATGCGATGGATGAAGGCGACATCATTATCGATGGCGGCAACGCGCTCTACACCGATACGATTCGTCGTGAAAGCGAAATTGCTCAACGAGGCCTCAACTTCGTTGGCGCCGGTATTTCCGGAGGCGAAGAAGGAGCCCTCAACGGTCCTTCTATCATGCCTGGTGGCCCTGATAAATCTTGGGAAGCACTTGGCCCACTACTCGAATCCATCGCCGCACAGGTTGACGGCACACCATGTGTTACTCACATTGGCCCTGACGGCGCTGGCCACTTCGTCAAGATGGTTCATAATGGAATCGAATATGCCGATATGCAAGTGATCGGCGAGGCATACCAATTGCTTCGATATGCCACCGAAATGCAGCCTTCTGAGATTGCAGATGTGTTTAAGATGTGGAACCAAGGCGATTTGGACTCCTACCTCATTGAGATTACATCTGAGGTGCTCGCTCAGGTCGATTCTGAAACTGGCACACCACTTATCGACCTCATCGTCGATGAAGCTGGACAAAAAGGCACTGGTCGTTGGACGGTGAAGGCTGCTCTTGACCTTGGTATTGCAACTACTGGTATCGGCGAAGCAGTATTCGCTCGCGCTCTTTCTGGCGCGACTACTCAGCGCACGGCTGCCCAAGGTAACTTACCAGCCGGCACATTGGAATCGCTGGCGTCGTTGAACATCGATAAAAACCAGTTCGTAGAAGATATTCGCCGTGCGCTTTATGCTTCAAAGCTCGTCGCTTATGCACAGGGCTTCGACGAAATTATCGCCGGATCAGCCGAGCACAACTGGGATGTCGATCCCCGCGATCTCGCTACCATCTGGCGCGGTGGCTGCATCATTCGCGCAAAGTTCCTGAACCGCATCGTTGAAGCTTACGACGCCAATCCAGAACTACCGTCCCTCCTACTGGATCCCTACTTTAAGACTGAGCTGGAATCGCTTATCGATTCATGGCGCCGCGTAGTCGTTGTAGCTACACAACTGGGATTGCCTGTTCCAGTGTTCGCTTCATCGTTGTCCTACTACGACTCTTTGCGAGCCGAACGCCTACCAGCTGCGCTTATCCAAGGCCAACGTGATTTTTTCGGTGCACACACTTACCGTCGCACGGATAAAGACGGAAGCTTCCACACCTTGTGGTCCGGTGATCGCAGCGAGGTAGAAGCTTAA
- a CDS encoding class I SAM-dependent DNA methyltransferase: MQTSFSVLVSIIERMPTWNDIKARNPQHSHNYAKRWENLEAEGNDINGEARLIDALVQRGSKILDAGCGQGRVGGYLSARGHIVTGIDIDDYLISEAEKKFPGATWHVGDLGSESIPDQGFDIAVCAGNVITFIEPDKQEAALAHIFEALRPSGRCIIGFGAGRGYVFPQFFEDARNVGFIIENNFESWDLDPLTNRSQFLVAFLRKPE; encoded by the coding sequence ATGCAGACCTCTTTTAGTGTTTTAGTGTCTATTATCGAACGTATGCCAACTTGGAACGACATCAAAGCACGAAACCCCCAGCATTCACACAACTATGCAAAACGCTGGGAAAATCTCGAAGCTGAAGGTAATGATATCAACGGTGAAGCTCGGCTTATCGACGCCCTCGTTCAGCGTGGATCGAAAATCCTTGATGCAGGGTGTGGACAAGGACGCGTCGGTGGATACTTATCGGCACGAGGTCATATCGTAACTGGCATAGATATCGATGATTATTTGATTTCTGAGGCGGAAAAGAAATTCCCAGGCGCAACGTGGCATGTAGGTGACCTAGGGAGTGAATCGATTCCGGATCAGGGATTCGATATTGCTGTATGCGCTGGGAACGTTATTACTTTTATAGAGCCGGATAAACAAGAAGCCGCTTTAGCGCATATTTTTGAAGCGTTGCGACCAAGTGGCAGGTGCATTATCGGCTTTGGTGCTGGCAGAGGATATGTGTTTCCGCAATTTTTCGAAGATGCCCGTAACGTAGGATTTATTATTGAAAATAACTTCGAGTCATGGGATCTAGATCCATTGACCAACCGGTCTCAATTTCTCGTAGCGTTTTTGCGTAAACCTGAATGA
- a CDS encoding PaaI family thioesterase, with protein sequence MSNNDDIMELLKSANVEGLSIEQLEEFNEKLEGFSKTLGLRFTQINSEGVHAELPVVAEHLQVSGVVNGGVYSALAETAGSIASVVAADEAMAVGVHCATDFLGMVHVGVIDVSAEIIHRGRTTHVVAVDMHHRGKLVARATLRTLLVAPQPEKPQKDKKV encoded by the coding sequence ATGAGTAACAACGATGACATTATGGAATTGCTCAAAAGCGCCAATGTCGAAGGCCTGAGTATCGAACAGCTAGAAGAATTTAACGAAAAGTTAGAAGGATTCTCTAAGACACTCGGTCTACGTTTCACACAAATCAATTCTGAAGGTGTGCATGCGGAACTTCCGGTAGTAGCTGAGCATCTTCAAGTATCAGGTGTAGTCAATGGTGGTGTGTATTCAGCTCTGGCTGAGACAGCTGGATCAATAGCAAGTGTCGTTGCTGCAGATGAGGCAATGGCGGTAGGAGTACATTGCGCGACCGATTTCTTGGGAATGGTCCATGTTGGAGTAATCGACGTTTCAGCTGAGATCATCCATCGTGGCCGTACTACCCACGTGGTGGCTGTTGACATGCACCACAGGGGCAAACTAGTGGCGCGAGCAACACTTCGTACTTTGTTAGTAGCTCCGCAACCAGAAAAGCCCCAGAAAGATAAAAAGGTTTAG
- a CDS encoding hemolysin family protein, producing MDILLSILSLLGFVLLTASTGLFVAIEFALTSLERSTIETEVNERGDKKSRAVQRDYQNLSFVLSGAQLGITITTLATGYLAEPVLAKFLTPLLELMGLEASTSTAVALVLALIIATFLSMVFGELVPKNVAITNPMGTARHVVGPVNAFNTVFKGFIKFLNHSANWAVRKMGIEPADELATARSTQELTAIVKSSAETGDIDENTALVLDRSLKFGETTAGELMTPRSTVEVLSAEDTVLDLIALAIETGHSRFPVIRGDLDDTIGVVHFKDAFSVPEDQRHVIPLSSIARPVPIVPESLDGDAVLNAVRSAGSQIILVADEYGGTSGLITIEDVVEEILGEVYDEHDDADAERDFNKFGNSWEVSGLARIDEVAETIGYVAPDGPYETLGGLVMQVLGRIPETNDELLLPESDNPALAEFESGYSCRWLAKVSAMEDRRVDKVIISPLQDNEVAQYEKEQNS from the coding sequence ATGGACATTCTGTTAAGTATCCTCTCGCTCTTAGGTTTTGTGCTTCTCACCGCCAGCACAGGACTTTTCGTTGCCATTGAGTTTGCGCTCACCAGTTTGGAGCGCTCAACCATTGAAACCGAAGTAAATGAGCGTGGGGATAAAAAATCTCGGGCGGTACAACGCGATTATCAAAATCTCTCCTTCGTCTTGTCTGGTGCCCAATTAGGTATCACCATCACTACCCTTGCAACGGGTTATCTAGCAGAACCAGTTCTTGCAAAGTTTTTAACACCGCTTTTGGAATTGATGGGCTTGGAAGCGTCGACAAGCACAGCTGTCGCTTTAGTGTTGGCGTTGATCATCGCGACGTTCTTGTCAATGGTGTTTGGCGAACTCGTGCCCAAAAACGTTGCAATCACAAACCCAATGGGTACCGCGCGCCACGTTGTCGGACCAGTTAATGCCTTCAATACCGTATTTAAGGGCTTTATCAAGTTTTTAAATCACTCGGCTAACTGGGCAGTACGAAAAATGGGAATCGAGCCAGCCGATGAGCTCGCCACAGCTCGTTCCACTCAAGAGCTCACGGCCATCGTCAAAAGTTCTGCGGAAACTGGCGATATTGATGAAAATACAGCCCTTGTTCTTGACCGCTCACTAAAATTTGGTGAGACAACTGCCGGTGAGTTGATGACTCCTCGGTCTACAGTTGAAGTTCTCTCAGCAGAAGACACCGTTCTTGACCTCATCGCATTAGCTATAGAGACAGGACACTCACGCTTCCCAGTCATTCGTGGCGACCTAGATGATACGATCGGCGTCGTCCATTTTAAAGATGCATTTTCTGTTCCTGAAGATCAGCGCCACGTAATCCCATTAAGTTCAATAGCACGCCCTGTGCCCATTGTCCCTGAAAGTCTAGATGGTGATGCCGTCCTCAATGCGGTGCGTTCTGCTGGATCCCAAATTATCCTCGTTGCAGATGAATATGGTGGAACTTCAGGACTCATTACGATCGAAGACGTCGTGGAAGAAATTCTCGGTGAGGTTTATGACGAGCATGACGACGCAGACGCAGAACGCGACTTCAACAAATTTGGCAACAGCTGGGAAGTTTCCGGCCTAGCGCGTATCGATGAAGTTGCCGAAACAATTGGATACGTTGCCCCAGACGGCCCCTATGAGACTCTCGGGGGATTAGTAATGCAAGTCCTGGGCCGAATCCCTGAAACTAACGACGAACTACTGCTACCTGAAAGTGACAATCCAGCATTAGCTGAGTTCGAATCCGGTTACAGTTGTCGCTGGCTGGCTAAAGTCTCCGCAATGGAAGACCGAAGAGTAGACAAGGTGATTATTTCACCGCTGCAAGATAATGAGGTCGCCCAGTATGAAAAGGAACAGAATTCATGA
- a CDS encoding magnesium and cobalt transport protein CorA encodes MKEKNRQLPAFTPRNRRAHPISAERKQLGVDDIVDHCMIYVDGRAIQGWFDYESGLKRVKDFIASGHKAFMWLSLEEPSEQHMIQVADDLHIHELIVEDAVTAHQRPKVERYDDQIFMVVRSVFYRDHETVDDANEIIKTGEVQMLIGEHFIITIRHRTPMPDLAMRLDEPQEISSYGPMIIAWAWADYLVDGYLRIVNTLAEEVDELEEEVFTPGSSFNIEHIYMIKREILEMRHAIDPLDPALRMLVTQHKDMIAKQLRSYLRDVLDHEMVAKDFVANFDERLSSLIDAGVAKISLQQNSDMRAISAYVGMAAVPTLIAGIYGMNFENMPELATNYGYYIVILVMVLTVSLMWWYFRKMNWIGN; translated from the coding sequence ATGAAGGAAAAGAATCGCCAGCTACCAGCATTCACCCCGCGAAATCGCCGCGCGCACCCCATAAGCGCTGAGCGTAAGCAACTTGGTGTTGACGATATTGTTGATCACTGCATGATTTATGTCGATGGACGAGCAATTCAAGGGTGGTTCGATTACGAATCAGGCTTGAAACGCGTGAAGGACTTCATTGCTTCGGGCCATAAAGCTTTCATGTGGTTATCTCTCGAAGAACCCAGCGAACAACACATGATTCAGGTTGCTGATGATCTCCACATCCACGAACTTATCGTCGAAGACGCAGTAACTGCACATCAGAGGCCTAAAGTCGAACGCTACGACGATCAAATCTTCATGGTGGTCCGATCAGTTTTCTACCGTGATCACGAAACGGTAGATGACGCAAACGAAATTATTAAAACCGGTGAAGTTCAAATGCTGATTGGCGAACACTTCATCATCACAATCCGACACCGCACCCCTATGCCTGATTTAGCGATGCGTCTCGACGAACCGCAAGAAATCAGCAGCTACGGCCCGATGATCATAGCTTGGGCGTGGGCAGATTATCTTGTCGACGGATACCTGCGTATCGTCAATACACTTGCCGAAGAAGTTGATGAGCTTGAAGAAGAAGTATTTACCCCAGGTAGCAGCTTCAACATCGAGCACATCTACATGATTAAACGCGAAATTTTAGAAATGCGACACGCCATTGATCCGTTAGATCCCGCATTACGCATGCTCGTTACACAGCATAAGGATATGATCGCGAAACAACTCCGGTCGTATCTGCGAGATGTCCTTGACCATGAAATGGTAGCCAAGGACTTTGTCGCAAACTTTGACGAACGTCTTAGTTCCCTAATCGACGCTGGCGTAGCAAAGATTTCACTACAGCAAAACTCTGATATGCGTGCTATATCTGCCTATGTTGGCATGGCAGCGGTTCCTACACTTATAGCCGGAATTTACGGAATGAATTTTGAAAATATGCCGGAACTAGCAACCAACTACGGCTACTACATTGTAATTCTTGTCATGGTACTAACCGTGAGTCTCATGTGGTGGTACTTCCGAAAGATGAATTGGATTGGAAACTAA
- a CDS encoding hemolysin family protein — MSLSSTVLLIILLLLANAYFVASEFALVSSRKDRIENLIAQGQPRAQKVLLSMEHLSIMLAACQFGITICSLILGKVAEPAIAHFIEQPFHSLGLPAHLLHPVSFVIALGIITFLHILAGEMVPKNIALAGPETLALWLIPSLLWFMRLTRPIITVMNWLARISLRAVGIEQKDELDSAVDPDQLVTMLSESRSEGYLDAEEHARLNKALRVEDRSLQEVMIPLDKVRSLNFGVRGPLLQELETAVAETGFSRFPVTGKDGSYLGYVHIKDVLDRFDHSSPDTIIHRSEIRPLIIVDAAGTMDEALQSMHSKSAHMAQVRDRGLLLGVITLEDLIEEYVGTFSDWTHEQS; from the coding sequence ATGAGTCTCAGTAGCACCGTTTTACTGATTATTCTTTTGCTCCTTGCCAATGCTTATTTCGTCGCATCCGAATTTGCGCTTGTTTCTTCGCGCAAAGATCGAATTGAGAATCTGATAGCTCAAGGACAGCCACGGGCACAAAAAGTTTTGTTGTCGATGGAGCATCTTTCTATCATGCTTGCAGCATGCCAATTTGGCATTACGATATGTTCACTCATCTTGGGCAAAGTTGCTGAACCTGCTATTGCACATTTTATTGAGCAACCCTTCCACTCCCTTGGGTTACCCGCTCACCTTCTGCATCCTGTTTCTTTCGTCATCGCACTGGGAATTATTACTTTTCTTCATATTCTCGCCGGAGAAATGGTTCCGAAAAATATTGCGCTTGCCGGGCCAGAAACTCTTGCACTTTGGCTAATCCCTTCGCTGCTATGGTTCATGCGTTTGACAAGGCCGATCATTACAGTAATGAACTGGCTAGCTCGTATAAGTCTGCGTGCCGTTGGAATTGAACAAAAAGACGAACTTGATTCTGCAGTAGACCCAGATCAGCTAGTAACCATGCTCTCTGAGTCTCGATCAGAAGGCTATCTCGATGCAGAAGAACATGCACGGTTAAATAAAGCACTCCGAGTTGAAGACAGGTCTCTTCAAGAGGTCATGATTCCTCTCGACAAAGTGCGTTCCCTAAACTTTGGGGTGAGGGGGCCGCTTCTCCAAGAATTAGAAACTGCTGTTGCAGAAACTGGTTTTTCACGTTTCCCAGTGACAGGAAAAGACGGCTCATATCTTGGTTACGTGCACATCAAGGACGTACTCGATCGTTTTGATCATTCCAGCCCTGACACCATCATTCATCGCTCAGAGATTCGGCCATTAATCATCGTGGATGCAGCTGGAACTATGGATGAGGCTTTGCAATCGATGCACTCCAAGTCAGCACACATGGCCCAAGTTCGTGATCGCGGCCTCCTCCTGGGCGTTATCACCCTAGAGGATCTCATTGAGGAATACGTTGGAACCTTCTCCGACTGGACACACGAACAATCATGA
- a CDS encoding NAD(P)/FAD-dependent oxidoreductase — MTSTPFRPEGGRHHVVVIGSGFGGLFAVQNLKDADVDITLIDRTNHHLFQPLLYQVATGILSSGEIAPQTRQVLAQQNNVHVLKAEVTDIDTESKTVVADLDDYSKTIEYDSLIVAAGAGQSYFGNDHFAEFAPGMKTIDDALELRARIIGAFERAEMCEDPKERERLLTFVIVGAGPTGVELAGQLAEMAHRTLSGEYTQFTPSNAKIILLDGAPQVLPPFGKRLGRTAQRELEKIGVTVKLNAIVTGVDENSVTYKSTVDGSEHTIDSFCKIWSAGVAASPLGKLVAEQLGVEVDRAGRVPVNEDLSVGDDKNVFVIGDMMSLNKLPGVAQVAIQGGEYVAEQIAAEVEGRSSSERPAFEYYDKGSMATVSRFNAVVKLGKVEVTGFVGWAMWLLVHLMFLVGFRNRATAAFSWGINALSRKRWNLATTRQQLHGRTGLQKLTALVDTSEKK; from the coding sequence ATGACTAGTACCCCATTTCGCCCAGAAGGTGGACGCCACCACGTCGTAGTTATTGGCTCCGGCTTCGGTGGACTATTCGCAGTTCAAAACCTCAAAGATGCAGATGTCGATATCACCCTCATCGACCGGACAAACCACCATCTTTTCCAACCACTGCTTTACCAAGTAGCAACCGGTATCCTGTCGTCTGGTGAAATCGCACCACAAACACGTCAAGTTCTTGCACAGCAAAATAATGTTCACGTTCTTAAGGCTGAAGTCACCGACATTGACACCGAATCAAAGACGGTCGTCGCAGACTTGGATGATTATTCGAAAACAATCGAATACGATTCCCTAATCGTCGCCGCTGGCGCAGGGCAGTCTTACTTTGGAAATGATCACTTCGCGGAATTCGCGCCGGGCATGAAAACAATCGATGATGCGCTCGAACTGCGTGCGCGTATCATCGGCGCTTTCGAACGCGCAGAAATGTGCGAGGATCCCAAAGAACGTGAACGTCTCTTGACTTTTGTTATCGTTGGCGCAGGACCAACCGGTGTAGAACTTGCAGGTCAGCTCGCAGAAATGGCACACCGCACGCTGTCCGGAGAGTACACACAGTTCACGCCTTCCAACGCGAAGATCATCCTGCTTGATGGAGCCCCTCAGGTGCTTCCACCATTTGGCAAGCGTTTGGGACGTACCGCACAGCGTGAATTAGAAAAGATTGGTGTAACCGTCAAGCTGAACGCAATTGTTACCGGCGTAGACGAAAACTCAGTGACGTATAAGTCCACCGTTGACGGGTCTGAGCACACGATCGACTCCTTCTGCAAGATCTGGTCGGCAGGCGTAGCTGCTTCCCCACTGGGCAAGCTTGTTGCAGAGCAACTTGGTGTTGAGGTTGATCGCGCAGGACGAGTTCCAGTCAACGAGGATCTTTCTGTTGGGGACGATAAGAACGTCTTTGTCATTGGCGACATGATGTCACTCAACAAGCTTCCAGGAGTCGCACAGGTAGCAATCCAAGGTGGTGAATACGTTGCTGAGCAGATTGCTGCTGAGGTCGAGGGCCGTTCCTCATCTGAACGCCCAGCCTTCGAATACTACGACAAGGGTTCGATGGCTACAGTGTCGCGCTTTAACGCTGTTGTAAAGCTCGGAAAAGTTGAGGTTACGGGATTTGTTGGCTGGGCCATGTGGCTTCTCGTCCACCTGATGTTCTTGGTCGGCTTCCGTAATCGAGCAACTGCAGCTTTCTCTTGGGGCATTAATGCACTTTCACGTAAGCGCTGGAATCTCGCCACCACTCGCCAGCAGCTTCACGGCCGTACTGGACTGCAAAAACTTACTGCGCTGGTTGATACTTCTGAAAAGAAGTAA
- a CDS encoding DEAD/DEAH box helicase, translated as MTSFLDLGLPNGIVQVLSRLGIVEPFPIQEAAIPDAISGRDILGRGPTGSGKTFTFGLPMITRLQESGVSKPGKPRGLILVPTRELAAQVRERLEEPASAMGLRVLEVVGGVSIKRHITSLASPVDILVATPGRAQDLINQGKLSLSEVEISTLDEADQMTDMGFLPQVTKLLELTPKTAQRLLFSATLDGDVNKLVDRFMSDPVTHSTTAVKATVETMSHYRFHVGDREARNSIVERIAGRDGKTIMFMRTKHGVDRQVKKLRRIGINAAGLHGDKGHNTRAAALAGFADGSVPVLVATDIAARGIDIDDVDLVVHVDPPAEHKAYVHRAGRTARAGTVGKVVTLVMDNQREEVDKLLGKAGVSPVIVDVHADSAELTNITGARKRNGKALQPFGAQQQTSQRGKKQETTTQANQPKRGKSPSFRTRQSKKKRPIATFGGHKKKDGQKGRS; from the coding sequence ATGACTTCTTTTCTCGACCTCGGACTTCCTAACGGTATCGTCCAGGTTCTATCTCGCCTGGGCATTGTTGAGCCGTTCCCTATTCAAGAGGCGGCTATTCCCGATGCGATAAGCGGACGAGATATCCTCGGCCGAGGCCCCACAGGCTCAGGTAAAACTTTTACTTTCGGCCTACCCATGATTACTCGGCTGCAGGAATCTGGAGTGTCAAAGCCTGGTAAACCACGCGGCCTCATCTTAGTTCCTACCCGTGAGCTCGCCGCCCAAGTTCGCGAACGTTTGGAAGAACCTGCTTCTGCTATGGGCTTACGAGTCCTCGAGGTAGTAGGCGGAGTCAGCATCAAGCGACACATCACATCACTAGCCTCTCCAGTCGACATTCTGGTAGCAACTCCAGGACGCGCCCAAGATCTGATTAATCAAGGAAAACTTTCCCTATCTGAGGTAGAGATCTCTACGCTTGATGAAGCCGATCAGATGACAGACATGGGTTTTCTACCACAGGTAACCAAGCTACTGGAACTTACCCCGAAGACTGCTCAGCGATTGTTGTTCTCAGCAACACTCGATGGAGACGTGAATAAACTGGTCGATCGCTTCATGTCGGATCCAGTAACTCACTCGACCACCGCAGTAAAAGCAACCGTAGAGACTATGTCGCACTACCGATTCCATGTGGGCGACAGAGAAGCACGAAATTCTATAGTCGAACGTATTGCTGGTCGCGATGGCAAAACAATCATGTTCATGCGTACAAAACATGGCGTTGATCGACAAGTAAAGAAACTTCGCCGCATTGGCATTAACGCAGCTGGTTTACATGGCGATAAAGGACACAACACACGTGCTGCTGCCCTAGCTGGTTTTGCAGACGGCAGCGTTCCCGTGCTTGTTGCCACCGATATCGCAGCCCGGGGAATCGATATCGACGATGTCGATCTAGTGGTTCACGTAGATCCCCCAGCTGAGCACAAAGCTTACGTGCATAGAGCAGGCAGAACCGCCCGCGCCGGGACAGTCGGTAAAGTTGTCACACTTGTCATGGATAACCAACGTGAGGAAGTAGACAAGCTCCTCGGCAAAGCTGGAGTTTCTCCCGTTATCGTCGATGTGCATGCCGATTCAGCTGAGCTGACGAATATTACTGGGGCCCGCAAGCGTAATGGCAAAGCGTTGCAACCATTCGGTGCGCAGCAACAGACCTCACAGCGCGGAAAGAAACAAGAGACAACTACACAGGCAAATCAGCCCAAGCGCGGCAAATCTCCTTCATTCCGTACACGGCAATCCAAAAAGAAACGTCCCATCGCAACGTTTGGTGGGCACAAGAAGAAAGATGGTCAAAAGGGTCGAAGTTAA